Sequence from the Candidatus Phytoplasma solani genome:
TACAGTAAACAAAACCGAAATCAAAAGCAAAATAATAGTAGCAGCAGCTCCTCTAGCAAAAGAATCAATTTTATCAGTAGATATTTGATTATAAATATAACCAACAATAGTATTGACTTTTGACTCGTTATTGCCAAAAACACCAACAACAGTTTCATATTCTTTTAACATTTGAATCATAGCAATAATGAGTTGATAAAAGATAATAGGTGAAAGTAGGGGAAGAGTAATTCTTTTAAAAATGGTTTTTTTAGAAGCGCCATCAATTCTGGCAGCATTGTAATAATCTTTACCAATATTTTGTAAACTAACAGTAAAAATTACAATTTGAAAAGGTAAGGATTTCCACACAACACAAAAAATTAATACAAACATTTTATGACTATAATCAGCAGCAACATTAATCCAATCTTGTTGGGATGATATGCCAAAAAAAGTCAATAATTGATTAAACAAACCTTCAGAAGTACTTTTAAAAGGGTAGGTTTTGTGGTAAAAAAGAAGAGCAAAAACCATTCCCATAATGATAGAATTGGTTAAATAAGGGAGAAAAAAAATAGTTTGAAGGGTGTTTTTAAAATAACGATTATAAACATTACCCAAAGCAACAGCTATCATTAACGATAAAAAAATAGATAAAGGCACTGCAATAAAAACCAATAAAACAGTGTTTAAAAAAGCATCCTGAAAATCAGCATCACCAAAAATAGTAGTATAATTCTTAATTCCAAAAGAACGAGAAAAATAATCAGAAAACTTATTATAATTGTTATCTAAAGAAATATAAAAAATTTTTATCAAAGGATAGAAATTAAACAAGATTAGCAAAACCAAAGCCGGGGCTAAAAAATACCAATGTTTATGCTGCCTATGGTTTTGAAAAATTTTTTTCAACAATGACATCTAAAAAATCCTTTTTTCCGTTTCTCTATCAAAAAGAAAACATTTTTCTTGCTTAATTTGAAATTTAATTTTTTGTTTAGCAACAAAACCTTGAGGAAAAATAATATTTTTGCTGTTTTCATCAAAAACAAGACGAAAAGTATTATTAACGGCTTGAGGATG
This genomic interval carries:
- a CDS encoding carbohydrate ABC transporter permease; this translates as MIKIFYISLDNNYNKFSDYFSRSFGIKNYTTIFGDADFQDAFLNTVLLVFIAVPLSIFLSLMIAVALGNVYNRYFKNTLQTIFFLPYLTNSIIMGMVFALLFYHKTYPFKSTSEGLFNQLLTFFGISSQQDWINVAADYSHKMFVLIFCVVWKSLPFQIVIFTVSLQNIGKDYYNAARIDGASKKTIFKRITLPLLSPIIFYQLIIAMIQMLKEYETVVGVFGNNESKVNTIVGYIYNQISTDKIDSFARGAAATIILLLISVLFTVMNFFLSKRKLIRN